Proteins from a single region of Trichoderma asperellum chromosome 3, complete sequence:
- a CDS encoding uncharacterized protein (EggNog:ENOG41~MEROPS:MER0001928~TransMembrane:1 (o834-851i)), with protein MAPSPAQLAGMTFTAITERFQKAITFDPESKRRLVILHCLLGIQAEETIFKNAVQRFLKTDQPFDRIDWSTAENMLESKLGAQYMVYNDSIRRVLAAVNALAILTNPDSSKAILTVEEWSEDKYDRFILAVLDVDNSIEKQIKILRDANQKLISTKVEKQIRVRKESTRFDKMRTKLSAAASVLGPKLGFDCLCHQNHAAFLKIPEWSPSQGQVVDEKFSLLFHNEADVCAWKCVEMCSTVKQVEEIRQRGQDITHEGGTGRQVRFAEDEFELDEDADFITINVKAESARHLTAEAMTGGISSSQHTELARPPSLCEYIASNQKEDNERGKFNFVMNTPSLSLRMNPIATLGIPSAPIPLELHFSERGGRSLTTLERLKLSTQVASAVLYLYATTWLPEFWGSTDIYFRYDGDDIKFNLWTVNSRTTGALGPAVNDSKTSLTDPTILSLCRFLVELWFGAPWSHIRRVYGSHCQLDEGEAAADRDVIETILSWAADETISPHDRPFHEEGRLYLDAVRNCLKCDFGQAKTSMTDRTFREGVYNKILCPLRWALEDFLAAQLQLFGATRESAAGRERENRRLIGGVSLYDEDSDIDSAKDATTDKWFKSYLEVKKVAKKIRTDRPNKPEQRIRVAILDTGVNVNDPFLKPFALKRRIVYQDFAQPGSFQSLPIDEVGHGTHICGILLTIADNIDVYVARVSVDGKRWNGSQVAEAINWAVEEKRVHIISISFGFPYTIKQLDPIRRAILKANAADVLIFAAASNEGGNQPVAFPACMDEVICVGSTDGRGIKSDFTPNLPQGKRLCVLGERIESSWPPDMLDDDEDPPRKSGTSFATPVAAGVAAMVLDYMWTFKDKKEYKSCIPKLLTRRGMLSVFKQMVEEYPTHDYLVPWQLFSFRVSGDMDEDEDEGTMDIDETGSVEVQEERDPGMGIVQKIVAILRLL; from the exons ATGGCCCCTTCACCGGCCCAACTTGCGGGTATGACTTTCACGGCCATCACTGAGCGGTTTCAGAAAGCCATAACCTTTGATCCCGAGTCTAAACGACGGCTTGTAATTCTTCATTGCTTGTTGGGCATTCAAGCTGAGGAGACAATCTTCAAAAATGCTGTACAGCGATTTTTGAAGACCGACCAGCCCTTTGACAGGATTGATTGGTCCACTGCGGAGAATATGCTAGAGTCAAAGCTGGGGGCACAATATATGGTTTACAATGACTCTATTAGGCGGGTGCTCGCCGCTGTGAACGCGCTGGCAATTTTGACCAATCCGGACTCCAGCAAG GCCATCTTAACGGTCGAGGAATGGAGCGAAGATAAGTATGATAGATTCATACTTGCAGTCTTGGACGTGGACAATTCCATCGAAAAGCAGATCAAGATCCTCCGCGATGCCAACCAAAAACTTATTTCTACCAAGGTTGAGAAACAGATAAGGGTTAGGAAGGAGTCCACCAGATTCGATAAAATGAGGACAAAATtatctgctgcagcctctgTCCTGGGGCCAAAGCTTGGGTTCGACTGCCTATGCCACCAAAACCATGCAGCCTTCCTCAAGATACCTGAGTGGTCTCCATCTCAAGGCCAAGTGGTGGACGAGAAATTTTCGCTCCTATTCCACAACGAAGCCGATGTTTGTGCATGGAAATGCGTCGAGATGTGTTCGACTGTAAAGCAAGTAGAGGAGATTCGTCAAAGGGGACAAGATATAACACATGAAGGAGGGACTGGTCGGCAGGTCCGGTTCGCTGAAGACGAGTTTGAATTGGACGAAGACGCGGATTTTATCACCATCAACGTAAAAGCAGAATCTGCACGGCACCTGACAGCTGAAGCTATGACTGGAGGCATTTCAAGCTCGCAACATACAGAGCTTGCCAGGCCACCGAGTCTGTGTGAATATATTGCATCAAATCAGAAAGAGGACAATGAACGTGGAAAATTCAACTTCGTCATGAATACTCCAAGTCTGTCCTTGAGGATGAACCCAATAGCCACTCTTGGGATACCAAGTGCCCCTATTCCGCTAGAACTACACTTTAGTGAGCGTGGTGGACGATCACTTACCACGTTAGAGAGGCTTAAATTGTCCACCCAGGTAGCCTCTGCAGTTTTGTACCTTTATGCCACGACTTGGCTCCCGGAATTTTGGGGTTCCACGGACATCTATTTTAGGTACGATGGTGATGACATTAAGTTCAATCTGTGGACTGTCAATTCTCGTACCACCGGGGCTTTGGGCCCAGCCGTGAACGACTCAAAGACCTCCCTCACTGACCCAACAATTCTCTCACTCTGTCGGTTCCTGGTAGAACTATGGTTTGGTGCGCCTTGGTCTCATATCAGAAGGGTCTACGGATCGCATTGCCAGCTCGACGAAGGAGAAGCCGCGGCAGACCGCGACGTGATCGAAACTATATTGAGCTGGGCCGCAGATGAGACTATAAGCCCGCATGACCGGCCATTCCACGAGGAGGGGCGCCTCTACCTGGATGCAGTAAGGAACTGTCTGAAATGTGACTTTGGACAAGCGAAGACCTCCATGACAGACCGAACGTTCCGGGAAGGAGTGTATAACAAGATATTATGCCCCTTGCGATGGGCCTTGGAAGATTTCCTAGCCGCCCAACTCCAGCTGTTCGGAGCAACTCGAGAATCTGCggctggaagagagagagaaaacaggAGGCTGATTGGCGGGGTTAGTCTTTATGATGAGGATAGTGACATCGATAGTGCCAA GGATGCCACTACTGACAAGTGGTTCAAATCATACCTCGAAGTTAAGAAAGTTGCAAAGAAGATCAGGACAGATCGACCGAACAAGCCCGAGCAGCGTATTCGCGTGGCCATCCTTGATACCGGCGTCAACGTCAACGACCCGTTCCTGAAGCCTTTCGCTCTGAAGCGGCGGATCGTTTACCAGGACTTTGCCCAGCCCGGTTCGTTCCAGAGCTTGCCTATAGACGAAGTCGGACACGGCACCCACATATGCGGCATTCTTCTGACGATTGCGGATAACATCGACGTTTATGTGGCGAGGGTTTCTGTAGACGGGAAACGCTGGAATGGTTCCCAGGTGGCCGAG GCCATCAATTGGGcagtggaagaaaaaagggtgcacatcatctccatctcattTGGTTTCCCTTACACCATTAAACAACTCGACCCTATAAGACGTGCTATCCTGAAAGCGAATGCAGCAGACGTCTTGATCTTCGCTGCAGCGAGCAACGAGGGGGGAAACCAACCAGTGGCATTCCCTGCCTGCATGGATGAAGTAATCTGCGTTGGTTCAACAGATGGGAGAGGGATTAAATCCGACTTTACCCCAAACCTGCCCCAGGGAAAGCGTCTCTGTGTGCTTGGGGAGAGAATTGAGTCCTCCTGGCCACCAGATATGTtggacgacgatgaggatcCCCCGCGAAAATCAGGGACGTCTTTCGCGACTCCTGTAGCCGCCGGGGTTGCGGCGATGGTTCTCGATTACATGTGGACGTTTAAGGACAAAAAGGAGTATAAGTCTTGTATCCCCAAGCTCCTTACGAGGCGGGGCATGCTCTCCGTGTTTAAGCAAATGGTGGAGGAGTATCCCACCCACGACTACCTCGTGCCGTGGCAGCTGTTCAGCTTCCGAGTTAGTGGTGATatggacgaggatgaagatgaaggcacAATGGACATTGATGAGACTGGAAGTGTTGAAGTACAGGAGGAAAGAGATCCGGGTATGGGCATTGTCCAGAAGATTGTAGCTATACTTCGACTATTATGA
- a CDS encoding uncharacterized protein (EggNog:ENOG41) produces MDSTIRDKVLYCSKLFEQAPVESFEVQDARKRFVEWYTNIAAHRVGTASLDERLRDAPDIRAGILRFLDILVTAFKYHSRKSPDSSKSSKRNQPLDILVDKAASSKPSSLMHKVVESLIRISIAIRTPASVDRYAKAEKVNVDHFYPTDKGHIDELFPKAVPILRERLLRAVLSRRRFLQYTQEHKEKLAMEAPFQQDEKRDETLLAEEKSEFADTMATPFSPDILIDDITPIGVSDSASDGAASDVSDSSSIRSDMSARVPPMPPMGQEGKPFECPCCFLMIEAKNRGKWKRHVFSDMRPYVCTFTDCKEPDRLFSSRHDWYSHELAFHRRTWVCISGCLRQFTSESAYETHLRATHEEFEDTAQAEKHGAHSRQLPEPKVPTCPICGDEIRYPELIRTHIGRHQAQLGLWPLRSMRYFDDEDDEEVDEEDEENCAEVNDEEDEDGQVEQQEGEGIKVEEDVYGQGQRREEDGTKPSQDTATVVRKELAEQQEQAGSDSPPPGSTEAEPVFSYSDYTVGWICPLPIELTAAIACLDVRHEDMPNIPGDDHNYCFGQISGHNIVIGVLPMGDHGPTPAALLAANMTRSFPQIRFIVLVGIGGGVPLGNHDVRLGDVVVSYPSDTHGGVMQFDMGKRLQDGAFQRTRHLNSPPRALLVAVASLETESELRGHGLKHDIQSILAKNPQLRNHYSRPDSSSDRLYLPSYIHASDGPCELDCDAKYEIARRKLDEDDDSPAVHYGLIASGHLRVKDAGFRDQLAQEKGVICFEMEAAGVMNSFPCIVIRGICDYCDSHGNQQWHGYAALSAAVYARALLRKISLTDDALKSSNFRR; encoded by the exons ATGGACTCCACGATACGGGACAAGGTCTTGTATTGCTCCAAGCTCTTCGAGCAGGCACCGGTGGAGTCTTTTGAGGTACAAGATGCGCGCAAGCGATTCGTGGAATGGTATACCAACATTGCCGCTCATCGAGTGGGCACAGCTTCCCTGGACGAGCGCCTGCGCGACGCCCCAGACATTCGAGCCGGCATCTTACGGTTTCTTGACATTTTGGTTACAGCATTTAAATACC ACAGCAGGAAAAGCCCGGACTCCAGCAAATCATCAAAAAGAAACCAGCCGCTGGATATATTGGTAGACAAGGCGGCAAGCTCAAAGCCTAGTTCATTAATGCATAAGGTTGTTGAGTCTCTGATTCGCATCTCCATCGCAATTAGGACGCCAGCTTCGGTCGATAGGTACGCGAAGGCAGAAAAGGTCAACGTTGACCATTTCTACCCAACAGACAAAGGTCATATTGACGAGCTGTTCCCAAAAGCAGTGCCGATACTCCGAGAGAGACTGCTGCGGGCAGTACTGAGTCGCAGGAGGTTTCTGCAGTATACCCAAGAGCACAAGGAGAAACTAGCAATGGAAGCGCCATTTCAGCAAGATGAAAAGAGAGACGAAACGCTTCTTGCGGAGGAAAAGAGTGAATTCGCAGACACCATGGCGACACCATTCTCTCCGGACATCCTCATAGATGACATTACACCAATAGGGGTGTCTGACAGCGCCAGCGATGGAGCTGCGTCCGACGTCTCGGACTCATCATCCATCCGCTCTGATATGTCAGCCCGAGTGCCCCCAATGCCGCCCATGGGCCAGGAGGGGAAGCCTTTCGAATGCCCAtgctgcttcttgatgatAGAAGCAAAGAATCGAGGGAAATGGAA GAGACATGTATTCTCAGATATGCGCCCCTACGTATGCACATTCACTGATTGCAAAGAACCAGACCGACTATTTTCCAGTCGTCACGACTGGTATAGCCACGAGCTTGCTTTCCATCGAAGGACCTGGGTCTGTATCTCGGGCTGCTTGAGGCAGTTTACCTCTGAGTCAGCTTATGAAACCCATTTAAGGGCCACTCACGAGGAGTTTGAGGATACCGCCCAAGCCGAGAAGCACGGGGCGCATAGTAGACAACTACCGGAGCCCAAGGTACCCACATGTCCAATATGTGGTGACGAGATACGATATCCCGAACTGATCAGAACACACATTGGTCGCCATCAGGCCCAACTTGGCCTCTGGCCTCTGCGTAGCATGAGATATtttgacgatgaggatgacgaggaagtagatgaagaagacgaagaaaattGTGCCGAAGTtaatgacgaagaagatgaagacgggCAGGTAGAGCAACAAGAAGGGGAGGGAATTAAAGTGGAGGAGGACGTCTATGGACAAGgccagagaagagaggaagacggaACCAAACCAAGCCAAGATACGGCCACTGTGGTAAGAAAAGAATTAGCGGAGCAACAGGAACAAGCCGGCTCCGACTCGCCACCTCCCGGATCTACAGAGGCGGAGCCTGTATTCAGTTACAGTGATTACACTGTAGGATGGATTTGCCCTCTTCCAATCGAACTTACTGCCGCAATTGCTTGCCTTGACGTTAGACACGAGGATATGCCGAATATCCCCGGAGACGACCATAACTATTGTTTTGGTCAGATCAGCGGTCATAATATTGTTATAGGCGTCCTTCCTATGGGCGATCATGGGCCGACTCCAGCTGCACTCTTGGCAGCCAACATGACACGCAGTTTTCCTCAGATCAGGTTTATTGTACTTGTCGGTATTGGCGGCGGCGTGCCGTTAGGCAATCACGACGTTCGACTTGGTGATGTTGTAGTTAGCTACCCGAGCGACACTCACGGCGGCGTGATGCAGTTCGATATGGGCAAGCGGCTCCAAGATGGAGCCTTCCAAAGGACGAGACATTTGAATTCGCCACCCCGAGCCCTGCTCGTGGCGGTAGCATCTCTAGAAACAGAGTCTGAGCTGCGAGGCCATGGGCTCAAGCATGATATCCAATCCATTCTCGCCAAGAATCCTCAATTGCGCAACCACTACTCACGGCCAGACTCGAGCTCAGACAGACTATATTTACCTTCATATATCCATGCGTCGGATGGTCCATGCGAGCTTGACTGCGATGCCAAATACGAGATAGCGCGGCGTAAgctggatgaggacgatgataGCCCAGCGGTGCACTACGGTTTGATCGCTTCTGGCCACTTGCGGGTCAAGGATGCCGGCTTCAGAGACCAGTTGGCCCAGGAAAAGGGTGTCATATGTTTCGAAATGGAAGCTGCCGGAGTTATGAACAGCTTCCCATGTATTGTGATACGAGGCATCTGCGACTATTGCGACTCACACGGGAATCAGCAGTGGCATGGCTACGCTGCTCTATCGGCAGCAGTATATGCAAGAGCTTTACTACGGAAGATTTCTCTCACCGATGATGCTTTGAAGTCCAGCAACTTTCGTCGTTAG
- a CDS encoding uncharacterized protein (EggNog:ENOG41), which produces MSIGVKGIVPSLAKAGAHGLVLVARDEAKLKDVEAEVLRINPKVETLLVALDITNETAVEQLFASIRERYGRPADILVANAAVSAATNGGGPVLHEVAVDKWWSDFLYTWIVKSFSSIVFRLPR; this is translated from the exons ATGAGTATCGGAGTCAAG GGAATCGTCCCCTCGCTGGCCAAGGCAGGAGCTCACGGTTTAGTCCTCGTTGCACGCGACGAGGCTAAGCTGAAAGATGTGGAGGCCGAAGTTCTTCGAATTAATCCCAAAGTCGAGACACTGCTCGTTGCATTGGATATAACGAACGAGACTGCTGTGGAACAATTATTCGCTAGTATTCGGGAGCGATATGGCCGTCCTGCAGACATATTAGTGGCTAATGCCGCTGTAAGTGCTGCGACAAATGGGGGTGGGCCAGTCCTTCATGAAGTAGCTGTTGATAAGTGGTGGTCGGATTTT TTATATACCTGGATTGTGAAGAGCTTTAGCAGCATTGTTTTCAGATTGCCGCGTTAG
- a CDS encoding uncharacterized protein (EggNog:ENOG41), whose translation MTEYLHDGTIQSVREYEPSLPPPYQDEDTSLPPLQNVPSLYYRHFPSLMIMHAGWSKSFTINDAKSNEVLYLAEFHPFGWFCPKPLGARGGFILHNGVARKDPILAAAGDVTVFEQKVNPFGNESNILLPPLPKKDNVKASTTVSQTETMIGKSTPNNGVAFQFSIEAGRSMRREKFEWRKVSEGGNESVAWELMRHPSASRRVPPEGEIIAKLSWLPTSLINVANPLSPKPIFTLQLMNSLESGLLGERCILTVVMTALRLWHLRIKGKDKRSYIRIGEK comes from the coding sequence ATGACGGAATATTTGCACGATGGTACCATCCAAAGCGTACGGGAATATGAACCAAGCCTGCCGCCCCCTTATCAAGACGAAGACACCTCCCTACCTCCATTACAAAATGTACCATCACTATACTACCGTCATTTCCCTTCATTGATGATAATGCACGCTGGATGGTCGAAGTCTTTCACAATAAATGATGCGAAATCGAACGAAGTTCTATACCTGGCAGAATTCCACCCTTTCGGCTGGTTCTGCCCAAAGCCGCTTGGCGCAAGAGGAGGCTTCATTTTGCACAACGGCGTCGCTCGTAAAGACCCTATTCTTGCCGCAGCTGGTGATGTCACTGTTTTTGAGCAAAAAGTCAATCCATTTGGCAACGAGAGTAATATTTTGCTGCCGCCACTCCCGAAGAAAGACAATGTCAAGGCTTCGACAACAGTTAGCCAAACCGAGACGATGATTGGAAAATCCACGCCAAATAACGGCGTTGCGTTCCAGTTTTCAATTGAAGCTGGGCGAAGCATGAGGAGGGAGAAGTTCGAATGGAGAAAGGTCAGCGAAGGTGGCAACGAAAGCGTCGCGTGGGAGCTGATGAGACACCCCAGTGCATCTCGAAGAGTCCCCCCAGAAGGAGAAATAATTGCCAAGCTCTCATGGCTGCCCACCTCCTTGATAAATGTGGCCAACCCATTGAGTCCCAAGCCTATCTTTACACTACAGCTGATGAATAGTCTGGAATCTGGCCTGTTGGGAGAGCGCTGCATTCTCACCGTGGTCATGACTGCGCTGAGATTATGGCACTTGCGCATAAAGGGAAAAGATAAAAGGTCTTACATTAGAATTGGAGAAAAATGA
- a CDS encoding uncharacterized protein (TransMembrane:1 (o12-45i)), whose amino-acid sequence MHLENETYLNSVVIHITIYCLLLIRMTSVILIQTLIALISFIVYWQLLRKPKKNLPPGPKRVPLIGNIFDLPPDGTPDFVHWRSITDKYGPIASITFMGQPLILIASKEDALEILEKKCSTSSTRPNFEFGNYAGFGGIVSIIKHGKEFKFHRKLMHKGLGTKLLVSKYADTQELHAGLLVQDTLKTPENVIKHLENHANAVMLKLLYGYNINPHGDDPLIQLNDRVNIKFFQAVDAFGRLVEYLPGMKRLPDGFPGTKFKADAGEHYAHVQAWGEEPYRFTRKQMANDKGMDSYVAKLVREYIGDTKEPNEADEHAIIWSAAGLQVGGAETTVTTITGFILGAIMFPEVQRKAQEEVDRVTGGTRMPIIADREQMPFINAIVSEALRWFPIIPMGFPHALSEDTSYKGYDLPKGSYLVWANWDFCHDPSVYKDPYKFDPERFLEPRNEPNPKWTVFGFGRRICPGRHLADTALFLNIASLVAFFDFTKKVDEQGNVLEPKLAFDPVRSAVSKPAAFPFKVTPRSERHVELLKALEKNYVVEESDARLLGELPS is encoded by the exons ATGCACCTCGAAAATGAGACCTATCTGAACTCTGTAGTCATACATATTACAATTTACTGCCTGCTTCTGATAAGAATGACATCGGTAATCTTGATCCAAACCCTCATAGCTCTAATAAGCTTCATCGTCTACTGGCAGCTATTACGCAAGCCTAAGAAGAACCTACCACCCGGCCCAAAAAGAGTGCCCCTCATCGGCAATATTTTCGACCTCCCTCCAGATGGCACTCCTGATTTTGTACACTGGAGATCAATTACGGACAAATATGGACCAATTGCTTCCATCACGTTCATGGGGCAGCCTTTGATTTTGATTGCCAGCAAAGAAGACGCACTTGAGATTTTGGAAAAGAAATGTTCCACTTCATCTACGCGCCCGAATTTCGAGTTTGGCAACTATGCTGGATTTGGAGGCATTGTTTCTATCATTAAACATGGAAAAGAGTTCAAGTTTCACCGAAAACTCATGCATAAAGGCCTTGGCACCAAGCTTCTAGTGAGCAAGTATGCGGATACACAAGAGCTACACGCAGGACTGCTGGTGCAGGACACGCTAAAGACACCTGAAAACGTCATCAAACACCTAGAAAA TCATGCAAATGCGGTTATGCTTAAACTCTTATATggctataatattaacccCCACGGAGATGATCCATTAATACAATTAAATGATCGCGTAAATATCAAATTCTTCCAGGCTGTTGATGCTTTTGGTCGACTTGTCGAGTACTTACCTGGAATGAAGCGGCTTCCAGATGGATTTCCTGGCACGAAATTTAAGGCCGATGCTGGGGAACATTATGCCCATGTTCAAGCTTGGGGTGAAGAGCCTTACAGGTTTACTCGTAAACAGATGGCAAATGATAAAGGCATGGACTCATATGTCGCGAAACTTGTCCGAGAGTACATTGGTGACACAAAGGAACCAAACGAAGCTGACGAGCATGCTATTATTTGGTCAGCGGCGGGGTTACAAGTTGGTGGCGCAGAAACTACAGTCACAACTATCACTGGCTTCATCTTGGGTGCTATTATGTTCCCTGAAGTTCAAAGAAAGGCGCAGGAAGAAGTCGATCGAGTAACTGGGGGCACTCGCATGCCTATTATTGCAGACCGAGAGCAGATGCCCTTTATCAATGCCATAGTCTCCGAAGCTCTTCGCTGGTTCCCAATTATACCAATGGGATTCCCTCACGCCTTGTCAGAAGACACGTCATACAAAGGTTACGATTTACCCAAGGGGTCATACCTCGTATGGGCAAACTGGGACTTCTGCCATGATCCCTCTGTCTATAAAGATCCCTACAAATTTGATCCGGAACGCTTTCTCGAGCCGCGGAATGAGCCGAACCCAAAATGGACCGTCTTTGGGTTTGGACGTAGGATATGTCCTGGGCGACATCTCGCCGACACAGCCTTATTCCTCAACATAGCTAGCTTGGTAGCCTTTTTTGACTTTACCAAGAAAGTTGATGAGCAGGGCAATGTGCTCGAACCAAAGTTGGCGTTTGACCCTGTGAGAAGCGCTGTTTCGAAACCTGCGGCGTTCCCATTCAAGGTGACGCCACGGAGCGAGAGGCATGTGGAGTTGCTCAAGGCTTTGGAAAAGAATTATGTGGTTGAGGAGAGTGACGCGAGGCTATTAGGCGAACTACCAAGCTGA
- a CDS encoding uncharacterized protein (EggNog:ENOG41) — protein sequence MAPTNKQWLSKLDGVDKLEFTEGEVPVPKDGEVLVKIHTVSLNYRDIEVCEGQYTHHSNPDDFNAGIVPCSDMCGTVVESKSPLLTTGTRVMSIFSQAHLSGALKPSDLATGLGLPLPGVLTEYRCFDAKTLVKVPKYLTDEEASCLPIASVTAWMALNWMRPIGKAFQAVEIYGQNPEEKRVETVLLQGTGGVSIAGLQIAKAAGLKVIITSSSDEKLEQAKKLGADHTINYRTYWEWQDRVLEATGGNGADYIVEVGGAKTLRKSFDSVAFGGTISCIGYVSGKEDENNDGDKGKASSWNKLNVNVLALRKNVTLKGLINGGKDRFEEMVRFYEEKEIRPVVCKVFGLEEAKEAMGYVQAGKHFGKVVIKIA from the exons ATGGCACCGACCAATAAGCAATGGCTTTCTAAGCTGGATGGGGTTGATAAGCTGGAGTTTACGGAGGGCGAGGTGCCCGTGCCGAAGGACGGAGAAGTGCTTGTCAAGATTCATACTGTGAGCTTGAACTACCGAGATATTGAAG TCTGCGAAGGCCAGTATACCCACCACTCAAATCCCGATGACTTCAACGCCGGCATCGTTCCTTGCTCTGACATGTGCGGCACCGTTGTTGAGAGTAAATCACCGCTCCTCACTACCGGCACACGTGTCATGTCCATCTTTTCGCAAGCCCATCTCTCTGGAGCCCTTAAGCCGTCTGACTTGGCAACGGGCCTGGGCCTGCCTCTGCCCGGTGTTCTGACCGAGTACAGATGTTTTGATGCAAAGACTCTGGTTAAAGTGCCCAAGTACCTGACGGATGAGGAGGCTAGTTGCTTGCCGATTGCGAGCGTGACGGCGTGGATGGCGCTGAACTGGATGAGGCCTATTGGTAAAGCCTTTCAGGCGGTGGAGATATATGGGCAGAATccggaagagaaaagggtcGAGACTGTGTTGCTGCAGGGCACTGGAGGGGTGAGCATTGCGGGGCTGCAGATTGCAAAGGCGGCTGGGTTGAAGGTCATCATTACGTCTTCGTCAGATGAGAAGCTCGAGCAGGCGAAGAAGCTTGGTGCGGATCATACCATAAACTACCGTACTTACTGGGAGTGGCAGGACCGCGTCTTGGAAGCCACGGGCGGCAACGGCGCCGACTACATTGTCGAAGTGGGCGGTGCGAAGACTCTGCGCAAGAGCTTTGATAGCGTGGCCTTTGGCGGAACGATCAGCTGCATCGGCTACGTGTCTGGCAAGGAGGATGAGAATAATGACGGGGACAAGGGTAAGGCGTCGAGCTGGAATAAGCTGAATGTGAATGTCTTGGCGCTGCGGAAGAACGTCACGCTGAAGGGGCTGATCAACGGCGGCAAGGACCGGTTTGAGGAGATGGTGAGGTTTtacgaggagaaggagattcGGCCGGTGGTGTGTAAGGTGTTTGGGCTGGAGGAGGCGAAGGAGGCGATGGGGTATGTGCAGGCGGGGAAGCACTTTGGCAAGGTTGTAATTAAGATTGCGTGA